A single region of the Elizabethkingia sp. JS20170427COW genome encodes:
- a CDS encoding O-acetylhomoserine aminocarboxypropyltransferase/cysteine synthase family protein: MSQYKFETLQVHAGHQVDKDTKSRAVPIYQTSCYTFDDAQEAADLFGLKKFGNIYTRIMNPTTDVFEKRIASLYGGVGALAVSSGHAAQFIAITNILQHGDNFVSSPFIYGGSHNQFSVSFKRLGIEARIAKDDSPEAFESLIDENTKALYVETIGNPTLNVADFDALSALAQKYEIPLIVDNTFGAGGFLFNPFEHGAAIIVESATKWISGHGNSIGGVIIDGGSFDWANGKFPLLSQPSEGYHDLVFTDVFGKNSDFGNIAFIIKARVEGLRDYGPALSPFNSFLLIQGLETLSLRLERTVENAQKLAEYLENHPLVEKVIYPGLESFGDKENARKYLKRGFGGMLNFEIKGGREAAINFINSLKLASHVANVGDSKTLVINPASTTHEQLSDEQQAASGIKPGQIRVSVGIEHIDDIIADFAQAF; encoded by the coding sequence ATGAGCCAGTACAAATTCGAGACTTTACAAGTTCATGCAGGACACCAAGTAGATAAAGATACTAAAAGCCGTGCAGTACCAATTTACCAAACCAGCTGTTATACTTTTGATGACGCTCAAGAAGCAGCAGACTTATTCGGCCTAAAGAAATTTGGGAACATCTATACCCGTATCATGAACCCAACTACCGATGTTTTTGAAAAAAGAATTGCATCTTTGTATGGTGGGGTAGGAGCATTAGCCGTTTCATCAGGACACGCAGCACAGTTTATTGCTATTACCAATATATTACAGCATGGCGATAACTTTGTAAGTTCTCCTTTTATCTATGGAGGAAGCCACAATCAGTTTAGTGTAAGTTTTAAGAGACTTGGGATAGAAGCAAGGATTGCTAAAGATGATTCTCCAGAGGCTTTTGAAAGTCTTATCGATGAAAATACAAAGGCTCTTTACGTAGAAACCATAGGAAATCCCACGTTGAACGTAGCTGATTTTGATGCCCTCTCAGCTCTAGCTCAGAAATACGAAATTCCTTTAATCGTAGATAACACCTTTGGAGCAGGAGGTTTCTTGTTTAATCCTTTTGAGCATGGTGCTGCTATTATTGTAGAATCTGCTACCAAGTGGATTTCAGGACATGGGAATAGTATTGGTGGAGTGATTATTGATGGGGGAAGTTTCGATTGGGCAAATGGTAAATTTCCATTGCTATCCCAGCCTTCCGAAGGATATCACGATTTGGTATTTACCGATGTGTTTGGTAAAAATTCAGATTTTGGAAATATTGCTTTCATTATTAAAGCAAGGGTAGAAGGGCTTAGAGATTATGGACCTGCACTGTCACCATTCAATTCATTTTTATTAATTCAAGGTTTGGAGACTCTTTCTTTGCGTTTGGAAAGGACTGTAGAAAATGCACAAAAATTAGCAGAATACCTCGAAAATCATCCATTGGTAGAAAAGGTAATCTATCCAGGATTAGAAAGCTTTGGAGATAAAGAAAATGCTAGAAAATATCTAAAAAGAGGTTTTGGAGGAATGTTGAATTTTGAAATTAAAGGAGGTAGGGAAGCTGCCATTAACTTCATCAACTCTTTAAAACTAGCCAGTCATGTGGCGAATGTAGGAGATTCTAAAACCCTAGTAATTAACCCTGCTTCTACTACCCATGAGCAGTTGAGCGATGAGCAACAAGCCGCTTCAGGAATTAAACCAGGGCAAATCCGAGTAAGCGTAGGGATTGAGCATATTGATGATATTATCGCCGATTTTGCACAAGCGTTCTAG
- a CDS encoding dimethylarginine dimethylaminohydrolase family protein: MKLNIKNETGRLKSVVLGQPNSMGPTPKLSEAYDAKSYQSINNRIYPTEADIISEMTAFEKVLHQYDVKVFRPDIIENYNQVFARDVAFVIEDKMIISNIIEDRHDEQEAYRKIFEQVPWRNIINLPESAHVEGGDVMVWNDFLFIGTCYNDDYRNFKTARTNQYAIDILKEYFPHKRIIDLDLKKNDHQPEKGILHLDCTFNIVGKDKCIIYKEGFVEENDFQLLMDIFGEENCFFVQPSEMVEMFPNIFSIDHQVVVSDSSFTRLNRHLEDVWNIKVEEIPYREVSKMGGLLRCSTMPLVREI, translated from the coding sequence ATGAAACTTAATATTAAAAACGAAACTGGTCGATTAAAAAGTGTAGTGTTAGGCCAGCCAAATTCAATGGGACCTACTCCCAAATTATCAGAAGCTTATGATGCAAAATCATATCAAAGCATCAACAATAGGATTTATCCAACAGAGGCTGATATTATTTCTGAAATGACCGCCTTTGAAAAAGTTTTACACCAGTATGATGTAAAGGTTTTTAGACCAGACATTATTGAAAATTACAATCAGGTTTTTGCAAGAGATGTAGCCTTTGTTATAGAAGATAAAATGATTATTTCCAACATTATCGAAGATCGACATGATGAACAAGAGGCCTATCGAAAAATTTTTGAACAAGTTCCTTGGAGAAATATCATCAACCTTCCTGAAAGTGCCCATGTGGAAGGAGGGGATGTAATGGTTTGGAATGATTTCTTGTTTATTGGTACTTGCTATAATGATGATTATCGAAATTTTAAAACCGCGCGTACCAATCAATATGCAATCGACATATTAAAAGAGTATTTCCCTCATAAGAGAATTATCGATTTAGATTTGAAGAAAAACGATCATCAACCTGAAAAAGGAATTCTCCACTTAGACTGTACCTTTAACATTGTAGGGAAAGATAAATGTATTATTTACAAAGAAGGCTTTGTAGAGGAAAATGATTTTCAACTATTGATGGATATTTTTGGAGAAGAAAACTGTTTCTTTGTACAACCATCGGAAATGGTGGAAATGTTCCCTAATATTTTTTCCATAGATCACCAAGTAGTGGTTAGCGATAGTTCCTTTACAAGGTTAAACCGCCATTTGGAAGACGTTTGGAATATCAAAGTAGAAGAGATTCCGTATCGTGAAGTTTCCAAAATGGGTGGGCTTTTAAGATGCTCTACTATGCCTTTGGTAAGAGAAATATAA
- a CDS encoding citrate synthase, which produces MSDNKVILNYDGKAFEYPIIDSTLGEKGIDISKLRDQTGLITLDRGFKNTGSTISTITYLDGDKGELFYRGYPIEQIAEKSNFTEVMYLLLNGNLPTQAEYTNFENGIKKYNYIAEEMKKIIDVFPRSAHPMGVLSSLTSALTAFNPKAVNVAVKEDLDHAAEMMIAKFAHLCAWTYRKTQGLPLNHGDNSLNYVENFYRMAFRKPNEDFVMDKVVVDALDKLLILHADHEQNCSTSTVRMVGSAHTGLFASISAGVSALWGPLHGGANQAVIEMLEMIEKDGGDVAKYVAKAKDKNDSFRLMGFGHRVYKNFDPRARIIKKAADDILNALGIHDKALDIAMQLEKVALEDDYFVERKLYPNVDFYSGIIYRALGIPTEMFTVMFALGRLPGWISQWKEMRLLGDPIGRPRQVYQGYTPRDYVSIENR; this is translated from the coding sequence ATGTCTGATAATAAAGTTATCTTAAACTATGATGGTAAGGCTTTCGAGTACCCCATTATAGACAGTACTTTAGGCGAAAAAGGGATAGATATCTCTAAGCTAAGAGATCAAACAGGTTTAATTACTTTAGATAGAGGTTTTAAAAATACTGGTTCTACAATTAGTACAATTACCTACCTAGATGGGGATAAAGGGGAACTTTTCTACAGAGGTTATCCTATTGAGCAAATTGCAGAAAAATCTAATTTTACTGAAGTAATGTATCTTCTTCTTAACGGAAACCTTCCAACACAAGCAGAATATACTAACTTTGAGAACGGTATTAAAAAGTACAACTATATTGCAGAGGAGATGAAAAAAATCATCGATGTTTTCCCTCGTTCTGCTCACCCTATGGGAGTACTTTCTTCATTAACCTCTGCTCTTACAGCTTTTAATCCTAAAGCGGTTAATGTAGCAGTTAAAGAAGATTTAGATCACGCTGCTGAAATGATGATTGCAAAATTTGCTCATCTTTGTGCGTGGACGTACAGAAAGACTCAAGGACTTCCTCTTAACCACGGAGATAACAGCCTTAACTATGTTGAAAACTTCTACAGAATGGCTTTCAGAAAGCCTAATGAAGATTTCGTAATGGATAAAGTAGTAGTAGATGCTTTAGACAAATTATTAATCCTTCATGCAGATCACGAACAAAACTGTTCTACTTCTACAGTAAGAATGGTAGGCTCTGCACACACAGGTTTATTCGCGTCTATCTCTGCAGGGGTATCTGCACTTTGGGGACCTCTTCACGGAGGAGCTAACCAAGCAGTAATCGAAATGCTAGAGATGATTGAAAAAGATGGTGGAGATGTAGCAAAATACGTTGCTAAGGCAAAAGATAAAAACGATAGCTTTAGATTAATGGGCTTCGGTCACAGAGTTTACAAAAACTTCGACCCTAGAGCAAGAATCATTAAAAAAGCAGCAGATGATATCCTTAATGCTTTAGGTATCCACGATAAAGCTCTTGATATTGCAATGCAATTGGAAAAAGTAGCTCTTGAAGACGATTACTTCGTAGAAAGAAAACTATACCCTAACGTAGATTTCTATTCAGGAATTATTTACAGAGCCCTAGGTATCCCTACAGAAATGTTCACCGTAATGTTTGCTTTAGGAAGACTTCCAGGTTGGATTTCTCAATGGAAAGAAATGAGATTGTTAGGAGACCCTATCGGAAGACCAAGACAAGTATATCAAGGTTATACCCCTAGAGACTATGTTTCAATAGAAAATAGATAA
- the eno gene encoding phosphopyruvate hydratase, which produces MSYISYIDARQILDSRGNPTIEVDVFTESGAMGRAAVPSGASTGEHEAVELRDGGEEYLGKGVLKAVENVREILAPELVGASVFEQNYLDAIMLDVDGTPNKGNLGANAILGVSLAIAKAAANELKMPLYKYVGGVNANTLPVPMMNVINGGSHSDAPIAFQEFMVMPVGAESFSHALRKGTEIFHSLKATLKARGLSTAVGDEGGFAPTFSGTEDALDTLLQAIEKTGYKPGVDIMLALDCASSEFYKDGVYDYRKFEGDKGAHRSRSEQVSYLAELCDKYPIISIEDGMQEDDWEGWKMLTEKIGDRVQLVGDDLFVTNVKRLKKGIDEGIANSILVKVNQIGSLSETMAAVQMAQQNKYTTVMSHRSGETEDATIADLAVAQNCGQIKTGSASRSDRMAKYNQLLRIEEQLGENAIFPGFDAFKIKR; this is translated from the coding sequence ATGAGTTACATTTCGTACATCGATGCCAGACAGATCTTAGATTCTCGTGGTAATCCTACAATTGAAGTTGATGTTTTCACTGAAAGCGGTGCTATGGGCCGTGCTGCTGTACCTTCAGGAGCTTCAACAGGAGAGCATGAAGCTGTTGAATTGCGTGATGGTGGAGAAGAATATTTAGGAAAAGGAGTTTTAAAAGCAGTAGAAAATGTAAGAGAAATATTAGCTCCTGAGCTAGTAGGTGCTTCTGTTTTTGAGCAAAACTATCTAGATGCAATTATGCTAGATGTGGACGGTACTCCTAATAAAGGAAACTTAGGTGCAAATGCTATTCTAGGAGTTTCTTTAGCAATTGCTAAAGCAGCGGCAAACGAGCTGAAAATGCCACTTTATAAGTATGTGGGAGGAGTAAACGCAAATACACTTCCTGTACCGATGATGAATGTTATTAACGGAGGTTCTCACTCTGATGCTCCTATCGCTTTCCAAGAATTTATGGTAATGCCTGTAGGTGCTGAGTCTTTCTCTCATGCTTTGAGGAAAGGAACAGAAATTTTCCACTCTCTAAAAGCTACTTTAAAAGCAAGAGGTCTTTCTACAGCTGTAGGAGATGAGGGTGGTTTTGCCCCAACTTTTTCAGGAACCGAAGATGCTTTAGATACTCTTCTTCAAGCAATTGAAAAAACTGGATATAAACCAGGTGTGGATATCATGTTGGCTTTAGATTGTGCTTCTTCTGAATTCTATAAAGATGGTGTTTACGATTATAGAAAATTTGAAGGTGACAAAGGAGCCCACAGATCTCGTTCTGAGCAAGTTTCTTACCTAGCAGAACTTTGTGACAAATATCCAATTATCTCTATTGAAGATGGTATGCAAGAAGACGACTGGGAAGGTTGGAAAATGCTTACTGAAAAAATTGGAGATAGAGTACAATTAGTAGGTGATGATTTATTTGTAACCAATGTAAAACGTCTTAAAAAAGGTATCGACGAGGGTATCGCTAACTCTATCTTAGTAAAAGTTAACCAAATTGGTTCTCTTTCTGAAACCATGGCAGCTGTACAAATGGCACAGCAGAATAAATATACCACTGTAATGTCTCACCGTTCAGGGGAAACAGAAGATGCTACTATTGCAGATCTTGCTGTAGCTCAGAACTGTGGACAAATCAAAACAGGTTCTGCATCTCGTTCTGATAGAATGGCTAAATACAACCAACTTCTTCGTATTGAAGAGCAATTAGGTGAAAATGCTATTTTCCCAGGCTTCGATGCTTTTAAAATCAAAAGATAA
- a CDS encoding IS982 family transposase: MNLKDQITNIFKQVDYFCKEFDSHITQMKIEALGSGKKRRRRSSLMSDSEIITIMIGFHLGVHKTFKHYYKEIVCGYWKDLFPKTLSYNRFIELQQRSFVVFALFLKERGLGKCTGISFMDSTTLKVCRNQRIHNHKVFKGLAERDKSSMGWLYGFKLHLVCNQKGELLSFYLTKGNVDDRNPKHIKKMTEQLFGKLFADKGYLSKALWEMLFADGIQLFTKLRKNMKNHIMTMEDKISLRKRAIIETINDELKNHCQVEHTHHRSINNFMMNILAGLTAYCFFPKKLSLNLKKMNDGQLFLNFA; this comes from the coding sequence ATGAATTTGAAAGACCAAATTACAAATATTTTTAAACAAGTTGATTATTTTTGTAAAGAATTTGATTCTCATATCACACAAATGAAGATTGAAGCACTTGGAAGTGGTAAAAAAAGAAGAAGGAGAAGTTCTTTAATGTCCGATTCGGAAATCATTACCATTATGATTGGTTTTCATTTAGGAGTCCACAAAACCTTTAAACACTACTACAAAGAAATTGTTTGTGGATATTGGAAAGATCTTTTCCCTAAAACTCTTTCCTACAACAGATTTATAGAGCTTCAACAAAGAAGTTTTGTGGTTTTTGCCTTGTTCTTGAAAGAAAGAGGTTTAGGTAAATGCACAGGAATTAGTTTTATGGATAGTACTACTTTGAAAGTTTGTCGAAACCAAAGAATACACAATCATAAGGTTTTCAAAGGTTTGGCAGAGCGGGACAAATCTTCTATGGGTTGGCTTTATGGTTTTAAACTGCATTTGGTTTGTAATCAAAAAGGAGAACTTTTATCATTTTACCTTACCAAAGGAAATGTAGATGATAGAAATCCCAAACACATAAAGAAAATGACCGAGCAACTTTTTGGAAAACTGTTTGCAGACAAAGGTTACCTTTCAAAAGCTTTATGGGAAATGCTTTTTGCTGATGGTATTCAGCTATTTACAAAACTTCGCAAGAACATGAAAAATCATATTATGACGATGGAGGATAAAATTTCACTACGTAAAAGAGCGATTATTGAAACCATAAATGATGAACTAAAAAATCATTGCCAGGTTGAACATACTCACCACAGAAGCATAAACAACTTTATGATGAATATTTTGGCTGGTCTCACTGCGTATTGTTTCTTTCCCAAAAAATTATCACTCAACTTGAAAAAAATGAATGATGGTCAATTGTTTTTAAACTTTGCTTAA
- the rplQ gene encoding 50S ribosomal protein L17 translates to MRHGKKFNHLGRTASHRSALLTNMACSLIEHKRIHTTVAKAKALRVFVEPILTKAKEDSTHNRRVSFSYLQNKEAVSELFRTIGPKIAERNGGYTRIIKTGFRPGDAADTALIELVDFNEIYNAKEVEKKTTRRSRKSTKATPAAEVTETPAEEASEEKTAE, encoded by the coding sequence ATGAGACACGGAAAAAAATTCAACCACTTAGGTAGAACAGCTTCTCATAGAAGTGCTTTGTTAACTAACATGGCTTGTTCCCTAATTGAGCATAAAAGAATCCATACTACTGTGGCTAAAGCTAAAGCCCTAAGAGTATTCGTGGAGCCTATCCTTACTAAAGCTAAGGAAGATTCTACCCACAACAGAAGAGTATCTTTCTCTTACCTACAGAATAAAGAAGCAGTAAGCGAACTTTTCAGAACCATTGGTCCTAAAATCGCTGAAAGAAACGGTGGATATACAAGAATCATCAAAACTGGTTTCAGACCTGGTGATGCTGCTGATACTGCTCTTATTGAACTTGTTGACTTCAATGAAATTTACAATGCTAAAGAAGTTGAAAAGAAAACAACAAGAAGAAGTAGAAAATCTACAAAAGCTACTCCAGCTGCTGAAGTTACTGAAACTCCAGCAGAAGAAGCTTCTGAAGAGAAAACTGCAGAATAA
- a CDS encoding DNA-directed RNA polymerase subunit alpha yields the protein MAILTFIKPDKVILLNSTDFRGQFEFRPLEPGYGLTIGNALRRVLLSSLEGFAISSIKIEGVEHEFSTIPGVIEDVTEIILNLKQLRLKAKTENESSEQVHVKITNKELITAGDFASAINGFEVLNPDLVICTPNKDVNFEMTFNIEKGRGYVPSDQNKSNNAPIGTIAIDSIFTPIKKVQYSIENYRVEQKTDYEKLILDIETDGSITPQNALTEASKILIYHFMLFSDERITLETEAVKASAQYDEETLHTRQLLKSKLADMDLSVRALNCLKAAEVETLGELVSYSKSDLMKFRNFGKKSLTELEELVHSKGLNFGFDISKYKLDADK from the coding sequence ATGGCAATATTAACTTTTATTAAACCCGATAAAGTAATTCTTCTTAACTCAACAGACTTCAGAGGTCAGTTTGAATTCAGACCACTAGAACCTGGTTATGGTTTAACCATCGGGAATGCACTGAGAAGAGTATTATTATCTTCTCTAGAAGGATTTGCTATTTCATCTATCAAAATTGAAGGTGTAGAGCATGAATTTTCTACTATTCCAGGTGTTATTGAAGATGTAACTGAAATCATCCTTAACCTTAAACAACTTCGTTTGAAAGCGAAAACAGAGAATGAATCTTCTGAGCAAGTTCATGTGAAAATCACAAATAAAGAACTTATTACAGCAGGTGATTTCGCTTCAGCAATCAACGGATTTGAAGTACTTAACCCAGACTTGGTGATTTGTACTCCTAATAAGGATGTAAACTTTGAGATGACGTTCAACATCGAGAAAGGTAGAGGTTATGTTCCTTCTGATCAAAATAAATCTAACAATGCACCTATCGGCACTATAGCAATTGATTCTATCTTTACCCCTATTAAAAAGGTTCAGTATAGTATTGAAAACTATCGTGTAGAGCAGAAAACAGACTATGAGAAGTTAATTCTCGATATCGAAACTGATGGGTCTATCACCCCTCAGAACGCATTAACCGAAGCGTCTAAGATATTGATTTATCATTTTATGCTTTTCTCTGATGAGCGTATCACTTTGGAAACTGAAGCTGTAAAAGCTTCAGCTCAGTACGATGAGGAAACTCTTCATACAAGACAGCTTTTAAAATCTAAATTAGCAGATATGGATCTTTCTGTGAGAGCTCTTAACTGTTTAAAAGCTGCTGAAGTTGAAACTTTAGGAGAATTAGTATCTTATAGCAAATCAGATTTAATGAAATTCAGAAACTTTGGAAAAAAATCTCTTACTGAGCTAGAAGAGTTGGTACATTCTAAAGGTTTAAATTTTGGGTTTGATATAAGTAAATATAAACTAGACGCTGACAAATAA
- the rpsD gene encoding 30S ribosomal protein S4, whose translation MARYIGPKTKIARKFGQAIYGDDKNFEKRKFPPGQHGPNKRRGAKKSEYAIQLTEKQKAKYTYGILERQFANLYDKAQRAKGVTGIVLLQLCESRLDNVVYRLGFAKTRAAARQLVSHRHITVNGELVNIPSYQLKAGDVVAVREKSKSLDVIVDALAGRTNYEWLQFNDETKAGTFINAPERIQIPEDIKEQLIVELYSK comes from the coding sequence ATGGCAAGATATATAGGACCAAAAACCAAAATTGCTAGAAAATTCGGACAAGCAATTTACGGTGACGATAAAAACTTTGAAAAAAGAAAATTCCCTCCTGGACAACATGGTCCAAACAAAAGAAGAGGGGCTAAAAAATCTGAATACGCTATTCAGTTAACTGAAAAACAAAAAGCTAAATATACTTACGGTATTTTAGAAAGACAATTTGCTAATCTTTACGATAAAGCTCAAAGAGCTAAAGGGGTAACCGGTATTGTATTGTTACAACTTTGTGAGTCTAGACTAGATAACGTAGTGTACAGATTAGGTTTTGCTAAAACCAGAGCTGCTGCAAGACAATTAGTATCTCACAGACATATCACTGTAAATGGTGAATTAGTAAACATCCCTTCTTACCAACTAAAAGCTGGTGATGTTGTAGCTGTAAGAGAAAAATCTAAATCTCTAGACGTAATTGTAGATGCTCTAGCTGGTAGAACTAACTACGAGTGGTTACAATTTAACGACGAAACAAAAGCTGGTACTTTCATCAATGCTCCTGAAAGAATCCAAATTCCTGAGGACATTAAAGAACAACTAATCGTCGAACTTTACTCTAAATAA
- the rpsK gene encoding 30S ribosomal protein S11, producing the protein MAKQTKVVKKRKVKVEAIGEAHIQASFNNIIISLTNKNGEVISWASAGKMGFRGSKKNTPFAAQMAAENCSQVAYEAGLRRVKVFVKGPGAGRESAIRSIHNSGIEVSEIIDITPMPHNGCRPPKRRRV; encoded by the coding sequence ATGGCAAAACAAACTAAAGTAGTTAAAAAAAGAAAAGTAAAAGTTGAAGCTATTGGTGAAGCTCACATACAAGCTTCTTTCAACAATATTATTATTTCTTTAACCAATAAAAACGGAGAGGTTATCTCTTGGGCTTCTGCAGGTAAAATGGGCTTCAGAGGTTCTAAAAAGAACACTCCATTTGCAGCACAAATGGCTGCTGAAAACTGTTCTCAAGTAGCTTATGAAGCTGGTCTTAGAAGAGTTAAAGTATTTGTTAAAGGTCCAGGTGCGGGTAGAGAATCTGCAATCAGATCTATCCATAACAGCGGTATCGAAGTTAGTGAAATCATCGATATCACCCCTATGCCACATAACGGATGTAGACCTCCAAAAAGAAGAAGAGTATAA
- the rpsM gene encoding 30S ribosomal protein S13: protein MARIAGVDLPKNKRGVIGLTYIYGVGRSTASQILKVAGISEDKKVNEWNDDELAAIRTFISENLTVEGELRSEKQLNIKRLMDIGCQRGIRHRLGLPLRGQRTKNNSRTRKGKRKTVANKKKASK, encoded by the coding sequence ATGGCGAGAATTGCAGGGGTAGATTTACCTAAAAACAAAAGAGGAGTAATAGGACTTACTTACATCTATGGGGTTGGTAGAAGCACAGCTTCACAAATCCTTAAAGTAGCTGGAATCAGCGAAGATAAGAAAGTTAACGAATGGAATGACGATGAATTGGCAGCGATCAGAACTTTCATCTCTGAGAACTTAACAGTAGAAGGAGAGTTGAGATCTGAAAAGCAATTAAACATCAAGAGATTGATGGATATTGGATGCCAACGAGGAATACGTCACAGACTTGGATTACCTTTAAGAGGCCAAAGAACTAAAAACAATTCTAGAACCCGTAAAGGAAAGAGAAAAACTGTTGCTAACAAAAAGAAAGCAAGTAAATAA
- the rpmJ gene encoding 50S ribosomal protein L36: protein MKVRASIKKRSADCKIVRRKGVLFVINKKNPKFKQRQG, encoded by the coding sequence ATGAAAGTTAGAGCATCAATTAAAAAAAGAAGTGCTGATTGCAAAATCGTACGTAGAAAAGGCGTATTGTTTGTGATCAACAAGAAGAACCCTAAATTTAAACAAAGACAAGGTTAA
- the infA gene encoding translation initiation factor IF-1 gives MAKQKHIEQDGVIVEALSNAMFRVELENGHVLIAHISGKMRMHYIKLLPGDKVRLELSPYDLTKGRITFRY, from the coding sequence ATGGCGAAACAAAAACATATAGAACAAGATGGCGTGATAGTGGAAGCACTATCTAACGCCATGTTTCGTGTTGAGCTTGAAAATGGGCATGTACTTATCGCTCATATTTCAGGTAAAATGAGAATGCATTATATTAAACTCTTACCTGGTGATAAGGTGAGATTAGAACTTTCTCCTTACGATTTAACGAAAGGGAGAATTACTTTTAGATATTAA
- the secY gene encoding preprotein translocase subunit SecY, giving the protein MKGFIQTIKNIWSLEELRNKIVFTFTLILVYRFSSYISLPAINMAEVGNLLERYQSQGGSQQASGLLGLLSSFTGGAFSRASIMALGIMPYISASIIVQLMGMAIPYLQKLQKDGESGRKTLNQITRWLTVAVCLVQAPSYLASITGLFLPYSQFSSAYYIDPNSIMFWLPSMVILVTGSIFAMWLGEKMTDKGIGNGISILIMVGILADLPMAFVQEFQTQTGKGGLGTMIILVEVLFWLLVILLAIILSVAVRKIPIQYVSRAHARGGAVRNLSDGARQWIPLKVNAAGVMPIIFAQALMFVPGLLTKVDETNTFLAGFKDVFSWQYNVLFALLIIIFTFFYTAITIPVNQMADDLKRNGGLIPKIRPGKDTADYLDDILSKVTLPGAIFLSIFAVLPALVHGTIVQTDRFALFFGGTSLLILVGVLLDTVQQVNTYLLNHHYDGLMQSKLSRKPN; this is encoded by the coding sequence ATGAAAGGATTTATACAGACCATTAAAAATATTTGGAGTTTAGAAGAACTAAGAAATAAAATAGTTTTTACCTTTACTTTAATTTTAGTGTATAGATTCTCATCTTATATTTCCCTCCCTGCCATCAATATGGCAGAGGTGGGAAATCTTTTAGAAAGATATCAGTCCCAAGGGGGAAGCCAACAAGCTTCAGGCCTTTTAGGACTTTTGTCTTCTTTTACAGGAGGAGCTTTTAGCCGTGCTTCAATTATGGCTTTAGGAATCATGCCTTATATTTCAGCATCAATCATCGTTCAATTAATGGGGATGGCTATTCCATACCTTCAGAAATTACAGAAAGATGGCGAAAGTGGGCGTAAAACCTTAAACCAAATTACAAGATGGCTAACAGTAGCAGTATGTTTGGTACAAGCACCTTCTTATTTAGCATCAATCACAGGTTTATTTTTACCTTATTCTCAATTTAGCAGTGCTTATTATATAGACCCTAATTCTATTATGTTCTGGTTGCCAAGTATGGTAATCCTTGTAACAGGATCTATTTTCGCAATGTGGTTGGGAGAAAAAATGACAGATAAAGGAATTGGGAATGGTATTTCTATTCTCATTATGGTGGGGATCCTTGCCGACTTGCCAATGGCATTTGTTCAAGAATTCCAAACCCAAACCGGAAAAGGTGGTCTAGGTACCATGATTATTTTGGTTGAAGTATTATTCTGGTTATTGGTAATTCTTTTAGCAATCATACTTTCAGTAGCTGTTAGAAAAATTCCAATTCAATATGTGAGTCGTGCACATGCACGAGGTGGTGCAGTAAGAAACCTATCAGATGGTGCAAGACAGTGGATACCATTAAAAGTAAACGCTGCAGGAGTAATGCCAATTATTTTTGCTCAAGCATTAATGTTTGTACCAGGGCTTCTTACAAAAGTAGATGAGACCAATACATTTTTAGCTGGATTCAAAGATGTATTCAGCTGGCAGTATAATGTATTATTCGCGTTACTAATTATCATCTTTACATTTTTCTATACCGCCATTACTATTCCAGTAAATCAAATGGCAGATGACCTTAAGAGAAATGGAGGTTTAATACCAAAAATTAGACCCGGAAAAGATACCGCAGATTACTTAGATGATATTTTATCCAAAGTAACCTTGCCAGGTGCAATTTTTTTATCTATCTTTGCAGTCCTTCCCGCTTTAGTGCATGGGACTATTGTTCAGACAGATAGATTTGCATTATTTTTCGGAGGAACATCATTGTTAATCTTAGTTGGAGTATTGTTAGATACTGTACAACAGGTAAATACTTATTTACTAAATCATCATTATGATGGGTTGATGCAGTCTAAACTATCAAGAAAACCTAACTAA